The Candidatus Neomarinimicrobiota bacterium genome segment ACTGAAATTACAACATGCCGATTGGGAAGTCATGGAGATTTCGAACGCTTTCAACGAGATGATTCAAATGCGCCAGCAGTATGAGCAAAAGCTCTCGGAGAATGAGATAAAGTTTAGAGATTTCATAGAAGGGATGGATGACTTAGTAGTACAAATTGATAATCAAGGGAAGATCATCTATGCCAACGAAGCATGGAATCCAATTATCGGTCTTTCGGGTAAAGAATCAGCGGGATACCCGGTTCTGGACTGTGTGCATCCGGAAGATAGAGATAAAACGGCGAAGATAATATTGGGTCAAACAGAGAACCGAACCGATAGCGGGACCTTAGAAAATCGCCTCATTCACGCAGATGGAACTGTCTCTCATATGCTGTGGACAATTAACAATCACTATGATAAAGACGGCTCTCTACTTTTTTCAAACTCTATCGGAAGAGACATCACCGAACGAAAGAATTATGAAGAATCCTTGGCTGAGAGTGAAGAGCGATTTGTTTTATTCATGGACAACGTTCCCGGAGCTGCATTCATAAAGAATGAAGAAGGAACATACATTTATACAAGCAAAGGATTCCATAAGAGTGTAAAAGATGTAATCGGAATTGATGAAACGAATTGGATAGGGAAGAGTGACAGCGACTTCCTTCCCCCGGAGGTCGCGGAAAATATAAGGTGGAATGATCTGGACGTGCTCAAGTCCGGGAAATTAAAAAATCTTACCGAAATTGTACCGACCTCAAACGGGTTGTCTTATTGGATGTCATATAAATTTCCTATCTCAACAAAAGACGGAAAAGAAAAGCTCCTTGGATCAATGTCTATAGATATAACAGAGCAAAAGAAAGTAGAGGAGGCTCTGAAAGAGAGTGAATTTAACCTCAATAAAGCGCAGGAAATGGCTCATGTGGGAAGTTGGGATTTAGACATTCGAACCAATAAGCTTAATTGGTCGGATGAGGTATACAGAATTTTCGGATTATCCCCACAAGAGTTTGAAGCCACATATGAAGCATTTATCGAGGCAATCCATCCCGATGACAGAGAAATGGTAGCCGAAAAGTATGCCAGATCAGTAGAAAACAAAACGCCATATGAGTCAATTCACAGGGTTCTTAGACCTGATGGTGATATCAGGATTGTCCATGAAAGATCAGAAAATATATTCGACAGCGAAGGAATAGCGATACGTTCTGTAGGAACTATTCAAGACATAACTGAATTAGAAGAAGCGACACAAACTCTGAAAAGGGAAATGAATCACTTTGATAAGTTACTTGAATCGTTAGGCGATGTGGTCTTCATAGTGAAACTACCTGAAAGGGTAATAGAGAGGGTCAATTTTCGAATAGAATCTGTTTTCGGCTATGATGCATCAGAATGTATCGGGAATTCAACTAAGATGCTCTATGAGAAAGAAGAGGACTATAAAAAGTTTGGGAAAACATTGCAAAAGGCTATTAAGAAAGGCGAGGATGTTGTTTACATAAAGCAGAAGTTAATGAAAAAGGACGGAAATACATTTGATTCAGAGATCACAGTCTCTTTTTTAAGAGAAAACGGAAAGATCAGTCATGTCATATCAGTGATAAGGGATATTTCAGAGTTGCTCCGTATACAATCTGAGTTGGAAAAAGCTCAATCTGTCTTAGAAGATCGAGTAAAAGAAAGAACGTTGGAGCTGGAAAGCAGTAATAAATCTTTAGTTGAAAGCGAGGAACGATTCCGAAAAATCTTCGAAGCAAGTCCCCTGGGTATGGCGATAGTGGGAACCGATAAAAAATTATTAAAATTGAATAAGAGATTTTGCGCAATGTTGGAATATACGGAAAAAGAGCTGCTGGGTAGAACTATTATGGAAATTACTCATCCGGATTATTTAGACGAAACGAAGGATGTGGCTGAACGTCAATTTAATGGAGAGATTTCCTATTATCAACAAGAGAAGAGATATTTAAAAAAGAGCGGTGAAACACTATGGGCTAATTTGACTTCCTCTATACTATTAGATAATGAAGGTAAGCCCGTTTACGGTATTGCTATGGTTGAAGATATCGGAGAACGCAAGATTGCAGACCAAAAAATACGAAAGTCCCTCAAGGAGAAGGAAGTCCTTCTAAAAGAAATTCACCATCGAGTAAAAAACAATCTTCAGGTGATTTCCAGTCTGCTGAATTTACAGGCGAGAGGCATCAAGGATAAGAAAACCGCGAAACAATTATTAGAAACTAAAAACAGGATCATTGTCTATGTCATTGATTCATGAGAGCTTGTATCAATCTGAAAACCTCGCGGAAGTAAACATCCCGAGCTACATTTCGATGCTGACGGATAATGTTCTTCAAACCTATGCTGAAGACAGAAGCAAAATACAAATTTCTCAAAAAATCGAGAAGATCTCCCTCGATCTCAACGCATCAATTCCTCTCGGATTGATAGTCACTGAGCTCGTAACCAACTCGATTCATCACGCCTTTACCGGTTCTAAAAAGGGAAAGATTACGATAACTTTTTCATCAGAGCAAAATAATTTCGAGTTAAGTGTGCGTGATAACGGAAAAGGAATACCTTCAGGATTTTTAGTTGAAGAGAGCAACAGTCTCGGTCTAAAATTAGTCAAGATGTTGACAGAACAACTTAACGGTAATCTTGAGCTAAACACCAAGGGTGGTACGGAATATAAGATCAAGTTCAAAATATGAAGAAAGAATGATAATAAATGAGTGAAGTTAAAATACTCATCGTCGAAGATGAGAGGATTATAGCTGAAGACACCAAACAAACTTTGGAGTCTTTGAAATACAAGGTATGCGGCATCGCGTCCTCCGGAGAGGAGGCGATCAGAATAGTTGAAGACTCGGATCCTGATCTAATACTGATGGACATAAAGATCAAGGGACCCATGGATGGAATAGAAACAGCGGAGAAAATTCATGAAAAAAGAGATATTCCGCTCATCTACGTTACGGCGTACGCCGATGAAGAAACGCTCCAGAGAGCCAAAATTACCGAACCATACGGCTATATTTTGAAGCCCATCAGAAAGAACGAGCTTAAAATCGCCGTTGAAATTGTTCTCTATAAACACAGGATGGAAAAGCAGTTAAGAGACATCGAATTGATAAGCAAACAAGAGAAGCTCAAAGCTGTTCAACAATTAGCAGGGGCAGTAGCGCATGAGTTCAATCAGCCGCTCCAGGCTCTGATGATCATATCGGAGCTTCTGCCTGTTGATAAATTAGCTGAAAGGGAAGACCTTGCAGGGAGAATCTCCGAACAAGTGGCGAGAATGTCAGAATTAGTTAACAAATTAGAAAACCTGGATACAATAAAAACCAAGTCATACGTAGGACGAACTCGAATTATTGATATAGAAAATTCCAGCAACATGTTAGGTTCTGATATCAAGAGAGTACTACTTATTGACGATGATCATGTAATAGTTCGTTTATTGTCGAGGATCATAAGGAAGCAAGGATTCAAAGTTGATGCCGTAAAGAGTGCCGAGGACGCACTGCCGTATTTAGCGAAAAACGATTACGGACTGGTGATTTGTGATATCAAGCTGCCCGGGATAAGCGGGCTTGAATTATATGAATCTGAACGTACTAAAAATAAAAATACGCCGTTTGTATTTATTTCAGGGTATGTCCAGGATGAGTTGAGCGATTCGGTAATAAACAAATCTGCAGGGTTTTTACCAAAACCGTTCTCGATTGATGAAGTAATAACATTATTAAATAACGCATTCCGAAATTAGAAAA includes the following:
- a CDS encoding sensor histidine kinase → MSLIHESLYQSENLAEVNIPSYISMLTDNVLQTYAEDRSKIQISQKIEKISLDLNASIPLGLIVTELVTNSIHHAFTGSKKGKITITFSSEQNNFELSVRDNGKGIPSGFLVEESNSLGLKLVKMLTEQLNGNLELNTKGGTEYKIKFKI
- a CDS encoding PAS domain S-box protein is translated as MRIYIKISIFLAIIISTVGGLSAWLSGRILTSEMERSLEEKATVIVKSFSDKIVQNVLDGEILPVKEFARSLVKESPDVEYIYIIGFENELFMHTFENGFPKALAHKLEKQTHPDKDKIVRYNFGGIEVLEIENSLIEGLPAHVYLGMNESNLLQRVRDVKRSIYLVTLGVALFGLIISGILNRRITRPLNILTNSMREYGKGEINHILKLQHADWEVMEISNAFNEMIQMRQQYEQKLSENEIKFRDFIEGMDDLVVQIDNQGKIIYANEAWNPIIGLSGKESAGYPVLDCVHPEDRDKTAKIILGQTENRTDSGTLENRLIHADGTVSHMLWTINNHYDKDGSLLFSNSIGRDITERKNYEESLAESEERFVLFMDNVPGAAFIKNEEGTYIYTSKGFHKSVKDVIGIDETNWIGKSDSDFLPPEVAENIRWNDLDVLKSGKLKNLTEIVPTSNGLSYWMSYKFPISTKDGKEKLLGSMSIDITEQKKVEEALKESEFNLNKAQEMAHVGSWDLDIRTNKLNWSDEVYRIFGLSPQEFEATYEAFIEAIHPDDREMVAEKYARSVENKTPYESIHRVLRPDGDIRIVHERSENIFDSEGIAIRSVGTIQDITELEEATQTLKREMNHFDKLLESLGDVVFIVKLPERVIERVNFRIESVFGYDASECIGNSTKMLYEKEEDYKKFGKTLQKAIKKGEDVVYIKQKLMKKDGNTFDSEITVSFLRENGKISHVISVIRDISELLRIQSELEKAQSVLEDRVKERTLELESSNKSLVESEERFRKIFEASPLGMAIVGTDKKLLKLNKRFCAMLEYTEKELLGRTIMEITHPDYLDETKDVAERQFNGEISYYQQEKRYLKKSGETLWANLTSSILLDNEGKPVYGIAMVEDIGERKIADQKIRKSLKEKEVLLKEIHHRVKNNLQVISSLLNLQARGIKDKKTAKQLLETKNRIIVYVIDS
- a CDS encoding response regulator codes for the protein MSEVKILIVEDERIIAEDTKQTLESLKYKVCGIASSGEEAIRIVEDSDPDLILMDIKIKGPMDGIETAEKIHEKRDIPLIYVTAYADEETLQRAKITEPYGYILKPIRKNELKIAVEIVLYKHRMEKQLRDIELISKQEKLKAVQQLAGAVAHEFNQPLQALMIISELLPVDKLAEREDLAGRISEQVARMSELVNKLENLDTIKTKSYVGRTRIIDIENSSNMLGSDIKRVLLIDDDHVIVRLLSRIIRKQGFKVDAVKSAEDALPYLAKNDYGLVICDIKLPGISGLELYESERTKNKNTPFVFISGYVQDELSDSVINKSAGFLPKPFSIDEVITLLNNAFRN